A stretch of Helicobacter pylori oki112 DNA encodes these proteins:
- a CDS encoding NYN domain-containing protein, with translation MKANTIILVDWENFRRDIKQTKCVNYNIALDVIVTIRAFLLDDEKISRIYFYTTPPFDFEHALWDKRNDTLQNEKNPGTEMKIFTSNDIEEILQSSEATKWEKIYSDVENFQHDLASLDQVELRLGRTKLNAIRVEFDGSYRALLEQKQVDMLMGLDIQRIAFKKIADRILIFSKDTDLIPALKLARDEGLRVDIADLSNRLSLLSQDLKYNSDKVRKLSSNEVKDKLFSIRENLTKTNWALN, from the coding sequence ATGAAAGCAAACACAATCATACTAGTGGATTGGGAGAATTTCAGGCGCGATATTAAACAAACAAAATGCGTTAATTATAATATCGCTTTAGATGTGATCGTTACTATCAGGGCTTTTTTACTAGATGATGAGAAGATCAGTCGTATTTACTTTTATACCACCCCACCCTTTGATTTTGAACATGCGTTATGGGATAAGAGGAATGACACTCTCCAAAATGAAAAAAATCCGGGAACAGAAATGAAAATCTTCACAAGCAACGACATTGAAGAGATCTTACAAAGCAGTGAAGCGACCAAATGGGAGAAGATTTATAGCGATGTGGAAAATTTCCAACACGATCTAGCTTCATTGGATCAAGTGGAATTGAGGTTGGGGAGGACTAAGTTAAACGCAATAAGAGTGGAGTTTGATGGGAGTTATAGGGCGTTATTAGAACAAAAGCAGGTGGATATGCTCATGGGTCTTGACATTCAAAGAATAGCCTTTAAAAAAATAGCCGATAGGATTCTTATCTTTTCAAAAGATACGGATTTAATCCCCGCGCTCAAATTAGCCAGAGATGAGGGGCTAAGAGTGGATATTGCCGATTTGTCTAACCGATTGTCTCTCCTTAGCCAGGATTTGAAATACAATTCGGATAAAGTGAGGAAATTGAGCAGTAACGAAGTCAAAGACAAGCTTTTTTCCATCAGAGAAAATCTCACTAAAACCAACTGGGCTTTAAACTAA
- the ruvC gene encoding crossover junction endodeoxyribonuclease RuvC yields the protein MRILGIDPGSRKCGYAIISHTSNKLSLITAGFINITTTRLQEQILDLIEALDCLLDRYEVHEVAIEDIFFGYNPKSVIKLAQFRGALSLKILERIGNFSEYTPLQVKKALTGNGKAAKEQVAFMVKRLLNITSEIKPLDISDAIAVAITHAQRTHAQCND from the coding sequence ATGCGTATTTTAGGAATAGATCCGGGCAGTAGGAAATGCGGGTATGCTATCATCTCTCACACTTCTAACAAGCTTTCTTTAATCACGGCCGGGTTCATTAACATCACCACGACACGCTTGCAAGAACAGATTTTAGATTTGATAGAAGCTTTAGATTGCTTATTGGATCGTTACGAAGTCCATGAAGTAGCGATTGAAGATATTTTCTTTGGGTATAACCCTAAAAGCGTGATCAAGCTCGCGCAATTCAGGGGAGCGTTGTCCTTAAAGATTTTAGAAAGGATCGGTAATTTTAGCGAATACACGCCCTTACAAGTCAAAAAAGCCCTAACCGGTAACGGGAAAGCCGCTAAAGAGCAAGTAGCCTTTATGGTCAAACGCTTGCTTAACATCACAAGCGAAATCAAGCCTTTGGATATTAGCGATGCGATAGCCGTTGCTATCACGCATGCGCAACGCACGCATGCGCAATGCAACGATTAA